One Solea senegalensis isolate Sse05_10M linkage group LG3, IFAPA_SoseM_1, whole genome shotgun sequence genomic window carries:
- the chpt1 gene encoding cholinephosphotransferase 1 has translation MPHFLWPEPLSAAQLKRLEEHKYSACGRSLFEPPCQIYWNWLVQQIPTWVAPNTLTIVGLLVNIVSTVVLVYYCPTATEEAPAWAFCMSALGLFIYQSLDAIDGKQARRTNSSSALGELFDHGCDAVSTVFVAVGTCISCGIGRFPDWTFFCGFIGMFMFFCAHWQTYVSGTLRFGLVDVTEVQFAIMIMYLMSAFGGLSLWHTMLPVLGLKMYVFPIVGIIGGALYSCYNYFYVILNGGVGKNGSTVADTSVLSPGLHIGLILTLAFIIFKKSSSQLFERHPCLYLLTFGMVIAKISNKLVIAHMTKSELHLPDTAFIGPGLLFLNQYFNSFVNEYVVLWIALVLSLVDLTRYCTGVCLQIASHLRIQVFSITPQTSHAHSD, from the exons ATGCCACATTTCCTGTGGCCGGAGCCGCTGTCAGCAGCTCAGCTGAAGCGGCTGGAGGAGCATAAATACAGCGCGTGCGGTCGCTCCCTGTTTGAGCCGCCGTGTCAGATCTACTGGAACTGGCTGGTCCAGCAAATACCGACATGGGTCGCACCGAACACGCTGACTATTGTAGGACTGCTGGTCAACATCGTCTCTACGGTGGTGCTTGTTTATTATTGTCCCACGGCAACAGAGGAG GCTCCAGCGTGGGCCTTCTGCATGAGCGCTCTGGGCCTGTTCATCTATCAGTCTCTGGACGCCATCGATGGGAAACAGGCTCGCAGGACAAACAGCAGCTCAGCTCTCGGGGAGCTCTTTGACCACGGCTGCGACGCCGTCTCCACAG tgtttgtTGCCGTTGGAACTTGCATCTCATGTGGAATTGGAAGATTCCCAGACTGGACGTTCTTCTGTGGATTCATCGGGATGTTCATGTTCTTCTGCGCCCACTGGCAGACCTACGTGTCCGGCACCCTCCGCTTCGGCCT GGTCGACGTCACAGAAGTGCAGTTCGCCATCATGATCATGTACCTGATGTCCGCGTTCGGTGGCCTGAGCCTTTGGCACACCATG TTGCCCGTCCTCGGACTGAAGATGTACGTCTTCCCCATCGTGGGCATCATCGGCGGCGCCCTCTACTCCTGCTACAACTACTTCTATGTCATTCTGAACGGAGGTGTTGGCAAAAATGGCTCCACTGTGGCT GACACCAGCGTGCTGAGTCCTGGTCTGCACATCGGCCTCATCCTCACCTTGGCCTTCATCATTTTTAAGAAGTCGTCGAGTCAGCTGTTCGAGCGTCACCCGTGTCTGTACCTGCTCACCTTCGGCATGGTCATCGCCAAGATTTCAAACAAGCTGGTG ATCGCACACATGACCAAAAGTGAGCTGCACCTGCCAGACACGGCGTTCATCGGCCCcggcctcctcttcctcaaccAGTACTTCAACAGCTTTGTGAACGAGTACGTCGTCCTCTGGATCGCTCTG GTTCTCTCTCTCGTGGATCTAACTCGCTACTGCACGGGCGTGTGCCTCCAGATCGCCTCGCACCTGCGCATCCAGGTCTTCAGCATCACGCCGCAGACAAGCCACGCCCACAGCGACTGA